The Flavobacterium piscisymbiosum genome includes a region encoding these proteins:
- a CDS encoding aldo/keto reductase, with the protein MEYRKLGNTELELSTITYGAFAIGGNMWGGNEKKDSIDSIHASIDNGVTTIDTAPFYGFGLSEEMIGEALKTQNRSKVQLLTKFGLVWDGSNNQKGEFFFDAEDNGKEIPVYKYASKANIIKEVEDSLKRLQTDYIDLLQIHWPDSTTPIHETMEALETLIKQGKIRAAGVSNYSAEQIQEAQKTIQLASNQVPYSMLNRSIETDLVPYTTAENIGIIAYSPMERGLLTGKYFTDSKLKDNDHRNGYFGQFDLQKVKTLVEELSSLANTKHISISQLVLRWTTLQKGITIVLAGARNAEQAISNAKALDFDLSLSELDFINQAIAKVKQ; encoded by the coding sequence ATGGAATATAGAAAATTAGGTAACACTGAACTTGAATTATCAACTATTACATACGGTGCATTTGCTATTGGCGGAAACATGTGGGGCGGAAACGAAAAGAAAGATTCAATCGATTCTATTCACGCTTCAATCGACAACGGTGTTACCACAATCGACACCGCTCCTTTTTACGGATTCGGTTTAAGCGAAGAAATGATTGGAGAAGCATTAAAAACACAAAATAGATCAAAAGTTCAATTATTAACCAAATTTGGTTTGGTTTGGGACGGAAGCAACAACCAAAAAGGAGAATTTTTTTTTGATGCAGAAGACAACGGAAAAGAAATTCCGGTTTACAAATACGCCTCAAAAGCCAACATTATCAAAGAAGTCGAAGATAGCTTAAAACGCCTTCAAACCGATTATATCGACTTATTGCAAATTCACTGGCCAGACTCCACTACTCCAATTCACGAAACTATGGAAGCTTTGGAAACCTTAATAAAACAAGGAAAAATCAGAGCAGCAGGAGTTAGTAATTATAGCGCAGAACAAATTCAGGAAGCACAAAAAACAATACAATTAGCATCAAACCAGGTTCCGTACAGTATGTTGAATCGCAGTATCGAAACAGATTTAGTACCGTACACAACTGCAGAAAACATCGGAATCATTGCTTACAGCCCGATGGAAAGAGGCTTATTAACCGGGAAATATTTCACAGATAGCAAACTAAAAGACAACGACCACAGAAACGGATATTTCGGTCAGTTTGATCTTCAAAAAGTAAAAACTTTAGTTGAAGAATTGAGCTCACTGGCAAATACAAAACACATTTCAATCTCACAATTGGTTTTACGCTGGACGACTTTACAAAAAGGAATCACTATCGTTTTAGCCGGAGCAAGAAACGCAGAACAAGCCATTTCAAACGCAAAAGCATTGGATTTTGATTTATCACTTTCAGAACTAGATTTTATTAATCAGGCTATTGCGAAAGTAAAACAATAG
- a CDS encoding zinc-dependent alcohol dehydrogenase family protein: protein MKALFTNTYESDFVTTETAKPTPKKGEVLIKIHASGVNPIDNKIRLGLSPYASPVLPAILGTDLAGVIEAIGEGITNFKVGDEVYGLAGGVLGVQGTLAEYTAVDADLLAIKPKNLSMKEAAAIPLVLLTAWEGLIDRAKVQKGDKVLVHAGAGGVGHMVVQLAKIVGADVYATVSEQKSAIVKGFGATPIDKNTPVEDYVNQYTDGKGFDLIYDTLGGQSLDNSFKAIRHYGQIASCYAFGTHTLATSSLRSASIHGVFVLRAMIGNENEGRKHHGDILKQTTKLIEEGKLKPLIDPRKFTLDNAIEAHNAVSDGSAIGKIVVEIV, encoded by the coding sequence ATGAAAGCACTTTTCACAAACACATACGAATCTGATTTTGTAACCACAGAAACAGCAAAACCAACTCCTAAAAAAGGAGAAGTTTTAATAAAAATCCACGCAAGCGGCGTAAACCCTATCGATAACAAAATCAGATTAGGACTTTCTCCTTACGCATCTCCTGTTTTACCAGCTATTTTAGGAACAGATCTTGCCGGCGTTATCGAAGCAATTGGCGAAGGCATTACTAATTTTAAAGTTGGCGATGAAGTTTATGGACTTGCCGGAGGAGTTTTAGGAGTTCAGGGAACTTTAGCCGAATACACCGCTGTCGATGCAGATTTATTGGCCATAAAACCAAAAAACCTAAGCATGAAAGAAGCCGCTGCAATTCCGTTAGTATTGCTTACCGCTTGGGAAGGTTTGATTGACAGAGCCAAAGTACAAAAAGGCGACAAAGTTTTGGTGCATGCCGGAGCTGGCGGAGTTGGTCATATGGTAGTTCAGCTTGCTAAAATTGTTGGTGCCGATGTTTATGCAACCGTTTCTGAGCAAAAATCAGCTATTGTAAAAGGATTCGGAGCAACGCCAATTGATAAAAACACTCCCGTTGAGGATTATGTAAATCAATATACAGACGGAAAAGGATTTGATCTTATTTACGATACACTTGGTGGTCAATCACTTGATAATTCTTTCAAAGCCATTCGTCATTACGGGCAAATTGCGAGTTGTTACGCTTTCGGGACACATACTTTAGCAACAAGTTCGCTTCGTTCTGCCAGTATTCATGGTGTTTTTGTTTTACGCGCCATGATTGGTAATGAAAATGAAGGAAGAAAACACCACGGAGATATTCTAAAACAAACCACAAAACTAATCGAAGAAGGAAAATTAAAACCTTTAATTGACCCAAGAAAATTCACTTTAGACAATGCTATAGAAGCACATAATGCCGTAAGCGATGGTTCTGCAATTGGTAAAATTGTTGTAGAAATCGTTTAA
- a CDS encoding AraC family transcriptional regulator yields the protein MKKENLYEPFTVSFETLDEYPDVGDRHNFFELVYILEGTGRQCINKNIFEYDAGHMFLLTPEDCHNFTIETETKFFFLRFNDIYLKNSSLQNENIQRLEYILQNANHQPGCILKNQADKCLVKVMVEAIIRERQDKDVYNKELIQQLVNTLIIVVARNIAKYLPEQVNIGCEAKAMDILQYIQNNIYYPERIKAESLSEYFGISNTYLGRYFKKHANETMQQYISNYKTKLIEHRLQFSDKRINEIAYEFGFTDESHFNKFFKKQRGNSPSEFRKVIRVSA from the coding sequence ATGAAAAAAGAAAATTTATACGAGCCGTTTACGGTTTCTTTTGAAACTCTGGATGAATATCCGGATGTTGGAGATCGTCATAATTTCTTTGAACTGGTGTATATTTTAGAGGGTACGGGAAGGCAATGTATCAACAAAAATATTTTTGAATATGATGCCGGTCATATGTTTTTATTGACGCCTGAGGATTGTCATAATTTTACGATTGAAACGGAAACAAAGTTTTTCTTTTTGAGGTTTAATGATATTTATTTGAAGAATTCGAGTTTGCAGAATGAGAATATTCAGCGTTTAGAATATATTCTACAAAATGCGAATCATCAGCCGGGTTGTATTTTAAAGAATCAAGCTGATAAATGTTTGGTAAAAGTGATGGTAGAAGCGATTATTCGCGAACGTCAGGATAAGGATGTTTATAATAAAGAATTGATTCAGCAATTGGTGAACACGCTGATTATTGTGGTTGCGCGAAATATTGCGAAGTATTTACCGGAACAGGTAAATATTGGCTGCGAGGCTAAGGCAATGGATATTTTGCAATACATTCAGAATAATATTTATTATCCGGAAAGGATTAAAGCGGAATCTCTTAGTGAGTATTTTGGTATTTCGAATACATATTTAGGCCGTTATTTTAAGAAACATGCTAATGAAACCATGCAGCAATATATAAGTAATTATAAAACGAAACTGATTGAACATCGTTTGCAGTTTAGCGATAAACGCATTAACGAAATCGCCTATGAATTTGGCTTTACAGATGAAAGTCACTTTAATAAATTCTTTAAGAAACAGAGAGGGAATAGTCCTTCTGAATTTAGGAAAGTGATTCGTGTTAGTGCGTGA
- a CDS encoding putative quinol monooxygenase produces the protein MISITALFKSKPENKEQLQSMLNHLVTETRKEDACVRYDLHHSENVFIIWEEWQDQPGLDIHNNQPYLLDFIAKSESLVSSPIQVYKTVQIL, from the coding sequence ATGATCTCAATTACAGCACTATTCAAAAGTAAACCAGAAAATAAAGAACAATTACAAAGCATGCTAAATCATTTGGTGACCGAAACCAGAAAAGAAGATGCTTGTGTACGATACGACCTTCATCATTCTGAAAATGTTTTTATCATTTGGGAAGAATGGCAGGATCAACCAGGATTAGACATTCATAATAATCAACCCTATTTATTAGATTTTATCGCCAAAAGCGAAAGTTTAGTTTCATCACCTATTCAGGTTTACAAAACGGTTCAAATATTATAA
- a CDS encoding class I SAM-dependent methyltransferase, translating to MKKSTITEIRERFDNDVERFSNLETGQVATIDATISLELITEASKRIVPNAKNVLDIGCGAGNYTLKMLSKVPNLNCTLVDLSLPMLNRAFERVSEATNGSVEVKQGDIREVDLPENHFDIILASAVLHHLRDDQDWETTFAKIFKLLKPGGCFMISDLITQDTELLNEYTWQRYGDYLEGIGGAEYRQKVLDYVEKEDTPRSMNYQLDLMKKVGFTSVEILHKNMCFGAFGGIK from the coding sequence ATGAAAAAATCAACTATTACAGAAATCAGAGAGCGTTTTGATAATGATGTCGAAAGATTCTCAAACTTAGAAACCGGACAAGTCGCGACAATCGACGCGACTATTTCTTTGGAATTAATTACAGAAGCTTCTAAAAGGATTGTTCCTAATGCGAAAAACGTTCTGGATATTGGCTGTGGAGCAGGAAATTACACTTTAAAAATGCTTTCGAAAGTTCCGAATTTGAATTGCACTTTAGTCGATTTGAGTTTGCCGATGTTAAACAGGGCTTTTGAAAGAGTATCAGAAGCAACGAATGGAAGTGTAGAAGTGAAGCAAGGTGATATTCGCGAAGTCGATTTGCCTGAGAATCATTTTGATATTATTTTGGCCAGCGCAGTTTTGCACCATTTGAGAGATGATCAGGATTGGGAAACAACTTTTGCTAAGATTTTCAAGTTACTGAAACCCGGAGGATGTTTTATGATTTCAGATTTGATTACGCAGGATACCGAATTGTTGAACGAATATACCTGGCAGCGTTATGGTGATTATTTAGAAGGAATTGGCGGGGCAGAATATCGCCAGAAAGTTTTGGATTATGTAGAAAAAGAAGACACGCCAAGATCTATGAATTACCAATTGGATTTAATGAAAAAAGTGGGTTTTACAAGTGTTGAAATTTTACACAAGAATATGTGTTTTGGTGCTTTTGGCGGAATTAAATAA
- a CDS encoding SMI1/KNR4 family protein produces MTKISLSKTDFTINDVDIQFPIDIDNLKKALGEYRYIKKKYNHIYTWDNLGIIAFSKEGIQAENIMLELKCNEYDYCSKNPFNGEFLFDGQELFKFYESNKNQSVKLFKGDKTGALILNGISVWFDKEDGKITALDISSYQEKEKKAKTPIDPEFKQFESLWQEWITEINKIVATDNDYYNLTDGISPEELEQHSALENEITIPPALQNFYKVQNVEYDAVTSAFQFLIGDWTYDLIPFEDIAEEWNSIQDLQFDEDDLPELEIDLEKIKTDNYANPKWIPFATGRNGDYLLYNTDPAEKGKFGQIIELQNESWERNIVAESLEEFLKNEINNLKTGKNQHFDFIIGKEEIN; encoded by the coding sequence TTGACAAAGATTTCATTATCTAAAACAGATTTCACAATCAACGATGTTGATATTCAATTTCCAATTGATATAGATAATTTAAAAAAGGCTTTGGGAGAGTATCGTTATATAAAGAAAAAATACAACCATATTTATACTTGGGATAATCTTGGTATCATAGCATTTTCTAAAGAAGGAATACAAGCAGAAAACATAATGCTTGAGCTAAAGTGCAATGAATATGATTATTGCTCGAAAAATCCTTTTAACGGAGAATTTCTTTTTGACGGACAAGAACTTTTTAAATTTTACGAATCCAACAAAAATCAATCAGTAAAACTTTTTAAAGGAGACAAAACCGGAGCTCTTATCCTTAACGGAATCAGCGTTTGGTTTGATAAAGAAGATGGTAAAATAACTGCACTTGACATTTCTTCATATCAGGAAAAAGAAAAGAAAGCCAAAACACCTATTGATCCTGAATTTAAGCAATTTGAATCCTTATGGCAGGAATGGATTACCGAAATTAATAAAATCGTTGCAACTGATAATGATTATTACAATCTTACAGATGGTATTTCTCCAGAAGAATTAGAACAACATTCAGCCTTAGAAAATGAAATCACAATTCCGCCCGCACTTCAAAATTTTTACAAAGTTCAAAATGTAGAATATGATGCCGTAACTTCTGCTTTTCAGTTTTTGATAGGAGATTGGACATATGATCTTATTCCGTTTGAAGATATTGCAGAAGAATGGAATTCGATACAAGATTTACAATTTGACGAAGACGATCTTCCCGAATTAGAAATAGACTTAGAAAAAATCAAGACAGACAATTACGCAAATCCAAAATGGATTCCGTTTGCAACAGGACGAAATGGAGATTACTTACTCTACAATACAGATCCGGCAGAAAAAGGAAAATTCGGCCAAATCATAGAACTTCAAAACGAATCCTGGGAACGAAACATAGTAGCTGAATCTTTAGAAGAGTTTCTAAAAAACGAAATAAACAACCTAAAAACCGGCAAAAACCAACATTTCGATTTTATAATCGGCAAAGAAGAAATAAATTAA
- a CDS encoding C40 family peptidase, whose protein sequence is MFGICNLAIVPVRSEPSDRSEIVTQLLFGEHIEILERQNQWARIKIQFDDYEGWVDSKQYQVISEANYKQLSNEAIILNADLIDYISAPENLLLPIPLGASLSFLNNNEINTANFEFEGTKTSGVKPKNALINTAFMYLNAPYLWGGKTPFGIDCSGFTQMVYKLNGYKIHRDASQQALEGEPLSFIEESEPGDLAFFDNDEGNIIHVGIIMDNNYIIHASGKVRIDRLDHLGIYNPELNKHTHKLRVIKKII, encoded by the coding sequence ATGTTCGGAATTTGCAATCTAGCCATAGTACCCGTTCGATCTGAGCCAAGTGACAGAAGTGAAATCGTCACACAACTTTTGTTTGGCGAACACATCGAGATTTTAGAACGTCAAAATCAATGGGCCCGAATAAAAATTCAGTTTGATGATTATGAAGGCTGGGTAGATTCGAAACAATATCAGGTAATTTCAGAAGCAAATTATAAGCAATTAAGCAATGAAGCCATTATTTTGAATGCCGATTTGATTGATTATATCAGCGCACCCGAAAATTTATTATTACCAATTCCGCTTGGTGCGTCCTTATCTTTTTTGAATAATAACGAAATCAATACTGCTAATTTCGAATTTGAAGGCACAAAAACAAGTGGCGTAAAACCTAAAAATGCTTTAATAAACACCGCTTTCATGTACTTAAACGCACCTTATCTTTGGGGCGGAAAAACACCTTTTGGAATCGACTGTTCCGGTTTTACTCAAATGGTATACAAACTAAACGGATATAAAATTCACCGCGATGCCTCACAGCAAGCGCTTGAAGGAGAACCTTTAAGTTTTATTGAAGAAAGCGAGCCGGGAGATTTAGCCTTTTTTGACAATGACGAAGGAAACATCATTCACGTAGGCATCATTATGGACAACAATTACATCATTCACGCAAGTGGAAAAGTCCGTATTGACCGTTTAGATCACTTAGGAATTTACAATCCTGAATTAAACAAACACACACATAAATTACGTGTGATTAAAAAAATAATATAA
- a CDS encoding NAD(P)H-dependent oxidoreductase, translating into MKKIFIINGSQNFAHSGGKFNETVTDWTIEYLTNTKQFEIKTTDIKQDFDLDEEVEKFVWADVIIYHTPVWWFQLPNLFKKYIDDVFTAGHNKGIYKSDGRTRTNPDINYGTGGQLHGRKYMLTTSWNAPATAFTLPGEFFEETSVDDGAMFGFHKMNKFTGMEKLDGFHFHDVEKGATAENIDIFKENYTKHLEKTFNF; encoded by the coding sequence ATGAAAAAAATATTTATCATCAACGGAAGTCAAAATTTCGCGCATTCAGGCGGGAAATTCAACGAAACCGTTACCGACTGGACAATCGAATACTTAACCAACACCAAACAATTCGAAATAAAAACAACCGACATCAAACAAGATTTTGATCTTGACGAAGAAGTCGAAAAATTCGTTTGGGCAGATGTTATCATTTATCACACGCCAGTTTGGTGGTTTCAGTTACCAAACCTTTTCAAAAAATACATCGACGACGTTTTTACAGCCGGACACAACAAAGGAATCTACAAAAGCGACGGAAGAACCAGAACAAATCCGGACATCAATTACGGAACCGGCGGACAATTACACGGTCGTAAATACATGCTTACCACAAGCTGGAATGCACCTGCAACAGCCTTTACACTTCCGGGAGAATTCTTCGAAGAAACATCTGTAGATGATGGAGCGATGTTTGGTTTCCATAAAATGAATAAATTTACAGGTATGGAAAAATTAGACGGCTTCCATTTTCATGACGTTGAAAAAGGTGCAACTGCAGAAAACATTGACATCTTTAAAGAAAATTACACCAAACACTTAGAAAAAACTTTTAACTTCTAA